A stretch of the Bacillus sp. B-jedd genome encodes the following:
- a CDS encoding molybdopterin molybdotransferase MoeA, with the protein MQFFRVKTVEETFALIDEKVRKTENVETRAIEDAMGYILGEDVTARENVPGFDRSTVDGYAVRAEDTYGSSESMPGFLTVAGEVRMGEAAAVPVGFGEAVYVPTGGMLPAGSDSVIMIEHCEEIAGLLNTYRQIAPGENVIREGEDIRLGELVLAKGTRLRPQEIGALASLGITHVKVYRRLKAGYLSSGDEIVPFETPALEIGQIRDINYLTIAGLAADWGVDVVYGGIVPDDYHEFQRRAKELFDKVDCLILSGGSSVGAKDYTTDVIQSLGSPGVFVHGISVKPGKPTILAMAGEKPVIGLPGHPASAMIIFRLFGERILKRLQGEEISRKPDRIFARITKNIPSAPGRSDYIRVSLMEKEGEWWAEPIIGKSGLITTLVKSDGIVEIVSEKEGIAQGEYVPVIATR; encoded by the coding sequence ATGCAATTTTTCAGAGTCAAAACAGTTGAAGAGACCTTTGCGCTCATCGATGAAAAAGTTCGGAAAACCGAAAATGTTGAAACGAGGGCCATAGAGGATGCAATGGGATACATCCTGGGTGAAGACGTAACAGCCCGCGAGAATGTTCCCGGCTTTGACCGCTCGACAGTGGATGGGTACGCGGTCAGGGCTGAAGACACCTACGGGTCATCGGAATCAATGCCTGGTTTTTTAACTGTTGCCGGAGAGGTGCGGATGGGTGAAGCCGCAGCCGTCCCGGTCGGCTTTGGAGAAGCTGTCTATGTTCCAACGGGGGGAATGCTTCCCGCCGGCAGTGACAGTGTCATTATGATTGAACACTGCGAGGAGATTGCCGGCCTCCTGAATACATACAGGCAAATCGCGCCGGGAGAAAATGTCATACGCGAAGGTGAAGATATCCGGCTTGGCGAGCTTGTCCTTGCAAAAGGAACAAGGCTCCGGCCGCAGGAAATTGGCGCGCTCGCGTCGCTTGGCATCACGCATGTGAAGGTTTACCGAAGATTAAAGGCGGGCTATTTATCGTCAGGGGATGAAATTGTTCCTTTTGAAACTCCTGCACTGGAAATCGGGCAAATCCGCGACATCAACTATTTAACGATTGCCGGGCTAGCTGCCGATTGGGGAGTCGATGTTGTTTATGGGGGAATCGTCCCTGATGATTATCATGAATTCCAGCGGAGGGCAAAAGAACTTTTTGACAAGGTCGACTGTTTAATCCTTTCCGGGGGAAGCTCGGTTGGGGCAAAAGATTACACTACAGATGTCATCCAGTCGTTGGGCAGTCCGGGTGTTTTTGTGCACGGAATTTCCGTCAAACCCGGCAAGCCGACAATTCTTGCCATGGCTGGGGAAAAGCCTGTCATTGGGCTGCCGGGGCACCCTGCTTCCGCAATGATCATTTTCCGCCTTTTTGGCGAACGGATTTTAAAACGGCTGCAAGGTGAGGAAATCAGTCGGAAGCCGGACAGGATTTTTGCAAGAATCACGAAAAATATCCCTTCCGCGCCGGGAAGGTCTGATTATATACGGGTCAGTCTGATGGAAAAGGAAGGCGAATGGTGGGCGGAGCCGATTATCGGCAAATCAGGGCTCATCACAACGCTTGTGAAAAGCGATGGGATTGTGGAAATAGTTTCGGAAAAAGAGGGCATCGCCCAGGGCGAGTACGTCCCGGTCATTGCAACAAGGTAG
- a CDS encoding ABC transporter substrate-binding protein, with protein sequence MKTKWYLFFLTIATISMLVYSAAGSVVEAKTKIGVLMVGDSRHEKLTGLKKGLKDLGYEDGEFIFIVKNAGDQPAKLNGQIDALLASSPDIIVSMGGVETIRLKELGEKKGLQVPVVFAGVAAPQELGLIKDYKHPGGKFTGISNYHTSITGKRLELLKDLVPSIGRVHVIYDTAISASKISLKETETAAEKLSLTIVPWDIRTPGFEGKLTAEARPGDALFILPSFKIESMTADLARLAHENRLPSMGIYKNDVSGGFLASYGAGYYEQGYQAARYISLLVKGNSPGDLPVELSDNLQFVISKNEADFLKLELNPDLMSIADYDGAKERGGSGGQ encoded by the coding sequence ATGAAAACGAAATGGTATTTGTTTTTCCTGACGATTGCAACGATTTCCATGCTTGTCTATAGTGCGGCGGGATCCGTCGTTGAGGCGAAGACTAAAATTGGCGTTTTGATGGTGGGTGACAGCCGACATGAAAAACTGACCGGCTTGAAAAAGGGTTTAAAAGACCTGGGGTATGAGGATGGGGAATTCATATTTATTGTAAAAAATGCGGGGGATCAGCCTGCGAAACTCAATGGCCAAATCGATGCCCTATTGGCTTCCTCGCCTGACATAATTGTGAGCATGGGCGGAGTTGAAACGATAAGGCTTAAGGAGCTTGGTGAAAAAAAGGGGCTCCAGGTTCCCGTTGTTTTTGCCGGAGTGGCAGCGCCGCAAGAATTGGGACTCATTAAGGATTATAAGCATCCCGGAGGAAAGTTTACTGGCATAAGCAATTACCATACGAGTATTACAGGCAAACGGCTCGAACTTTTAAAAGATCTCGTACCTTCGATAGGACGGGTTCACGTAATTTATGATACGGCCATTTCAGCCAGCAAAATCAGTCTGAAGGAAACGGAAACGGCCGCCGAAAAGCTTTCGTTAACAATTGTGCCCTGGGATATTAGGACCCCCGGCTTTGAAGGGAAACTGACTGCTGAAGCTAGGCCCGGTGATGCGCTGTTTATTTTGCCAAGCTTTAAAATCGAGTCGATGACAGCGGATCTTGCCAGATTGGCACATGAGAACAGGCTTCCATCGATGGGAATTTATAAAAACGATGTCAGCGGCGGTTTTCTGGCAAGCTATGGCGCTGGGTACTATGAACAGGGATACCAGGCTGCCAGGTATATCAGTCTGCTTGTAAAGGGGAACTCACCAGGAGATTTGCCTGTCGAGCTGTCTGATAATCTGCAATTCGTTATCAGCAAAAATGAAGCCGATTTTCTAAAGCTGGAACTGAACCCTGACTTAATGTCTATAGCCGATTATGACGGGGCTAAAGAAAGGGGAGGTTCCGGTGGTCAGTAA
- a CDS encoding sigma-54-dependent transcriptional regulator — MKTARLLVVDDEDDLTELLVMRLNRHGYSTDSAVSAEEALPLLNKYYYDVVIYDIRLPGMDGIELLKRTKMIQPETEVLMLTGHGTVETAIEAMKNGAFDYLAKPYNLSELEITIQKALENKLLKDKNDSMKTIIRQQNDFQIIGQNLKFRELLELTERISDNDLPVLIEGESGTGKELFAKALHYWSSRAEEPFVAVNSGAIPEQLLESELFGHVRGAFTGAVQDKKGLVEAANGGTLFLDELGEMPLMLQVKLLRFLETGEFRKVGDVRERKVSVRVVAATNRDMQKEVEEGRFREDLYYRLNVISLAIPPLRDRPDDIPVLIRHFLQKAKQPGIKIGDSALHALQSYSFPGNVRELHHLIERGLILSRGPVIEEKDLMLPTRSDGRPGLVDGKIATLEEMEKEHIGKTLALMNWNKMKAAEALGISVRNLYRKIEQYALHE; from the coding sequence ATGAAAACGGCAAGGCTGCTGGTAGTGGACGATGAAGACGATTTAACAGAACTGCTTGTCATGAGGCTCAATAGGCATGGGTATTCAACTGATTCTGCCGTCAGTGCTGAAGAAGCGCTCCCGTTATTGAATAAATATTATTATGATGTGGTGATTTATGATATCCGGCTCCCCGGCATGGACGGAATCGAATTACTTAAAAGGACGAAAATGATCCAGCCTGAAACGGAAGTGCTGATGCTGACCGGACATGGCACAGTTGAAACAGCCATAGAGGCGATGAAAAATGGCGCATTCGATTATCTCGCCAAACCATACAATTTATCCGAGCTCGAAATCACGATCCAGAAGGCTCTTGAGAATAAGCTGTTAAAAGATAAAAATGACAGTATGAAAACCATCATCAGGCAGCAAAATGATTTTCAGATTATCGGGCAAAACCTTAAATTCCGTGAGCTGCTTGAATTGACGGAACGGATATCCGATAATGATCTGCCAGTCCTGATTGAAGGTGAAAGCGGTACGGGCAAGGAACTGTTTGCCAAAGCCCTCCATTATTGGAGCAGCCGTGCGGAAGAGCCTTTTGTTGCCGTGAACTCAGGGGCCATTCCCGAACAATTGCTAGAAAGCGAACTGTTCGGACATGTTAGGGGCGCTTTCACAGGTGCGGTCCAAGATAAAAAAGGGTTGGTTGAAGCAGCGAATGGCGGCACACTTTTTCTCGATGAACTCGGCGAAATGCCGCTTATGCTCCAAGTTAAGCTCCTTCGCTTCCTGGAGACCGGCGAATTCAGAAAGGTTGGCGATGTCCGCGAAAGGAAGGTAAGTGTCCGGGTTGTTGCCGCCACTAACCGGGACATGCAAAAGGAAGTGGAAGAAGGCCGGTTCAGGGAGGATTTATATTATCGGCTGAATGTCATTTCCCTGGCGATTCCTCCGTTGCGGGACAGGCCGGATGACATCCCGGTTTTGATAAGGCATTTTTTGCAAAAAGCGAAACAGCCGGGCATAAAAATAGGCGATAGCGCCCTCCATGCTCTGCAATCCTATTCCTTTCCGGGCAATGTTAGGGAGCTCCATCATCTGATTGAAAGAGGCCTTATTTTGTCAAGAGGCCCGGTTATCGAGGAGAAAGACCTAATGCTGCCAACGCGGTCCGACGGCCGGCCGGGCCTAGTGGATGGTAAAATTGCGACATTGGAAGAGATGGAGAAGGAGCATATCGGCAAAACTCTGGCGTTGATGAATTGGAATAAAATGAAGGCTGCTGAAGCATTGGGCATAAGCGTCAGAAACTTGTACAGGAAAATAGAACAATATGCGTTACATGAATAG
- the mobA gene encoding molybdenum cofactor guanylyltransferase → MKASAILLSGGKSSRMGTNKALLKIKDKTNIERIKDELIKIFDEVILVTNEPEVYEFLQIKTVTDEYPGKGPLAGLHAGLRASTSDANLAVACDMPFVSAELAESMIKRIGHHDAVVPVIEGKQHPLFAVYQKRIMDEVEDCIKSDSLRLKHLFDRLDVLYLTEQDLELYSNGSLNRVFFNMNLPEEYEEAVQQAEGEGTK, encoded by the coding sequence ATGAAAGCGTCAGCCATTCTTTTATCCGGCGGAAAATCAAGCAGGATGGGAACAAATAAAGCGCTCCTGAAAATAAAAGATAAGACGAATATTGAAAGAATCAAAGATGAACTCATCAAGATATTTGACGAAGTGATTCTTGTAACGAATGAGCCTGAAGTTTATGAATTCCTTCAGATAAAGACAGTAACGGACGAATACCCCGGAAAAGGCCCCCTGGCAGGACTCCATGCGGGCCTCCGGGCTTCCACCTCCGATGCCAACCTGGCCGTCGCCTGCGATATGCCGTTTGTTTCAGCGGAGCTTGCCGAAAGCATGATAAAGCGGATCGGGCATCATGATGCAGTCGTCCCGGTCATTGAGGGGAAACAGCATCCCCTTTTTGCCGTTTATCAAAAACGGATAATGGACGAAGTGGAAGACTGTATTAAGTCGGATAGTCTGAGGCTTAAGCATTTATTCGATAGACTGGATGTTTTATACTTGACGGAACAAGATCTGGAACTCTATTCAAATGGTTCACTCAACCGGGTTTTCTTTAATATGAATCTGCCTGAGGAATATGAAGAGGCCGTCCAACAGGCGGAAGGTGAAGGGACCAAGTAA
- a CDS encoding ATP-binding protein — MKRWIYSQPIRNKVLAFGILMSSIPLLLLSLYYFIHTKAELEDRINERQNLVLLNLSNEIELEFNQTFQHLQMLSVLSESANSDTGYYELLDQNESIEEIVRISETGNAEKRVSRYNLNLVEPNEKWFTDNMWKAFQTEEKIYGQVEFNQFGQPIMKLAVPYSENGKRKGYGAVVQLQKLIGKISSQRQDNDSYLYLLDKNGKVIAHQDYSRLWSKNPVANSRSVLGVEEHIPGLGWTLVMEQPKEAAYFPIKEMMRNGLTVVALVTLIISLISVYAGLNFTKPIILLDREMNKLKAGKKINPIKVLQEDELGKLAGTFNEMSADLQDKSKRLEQEKEQLNVVLNGIGAGMALVTGDYKFTWMNPMFKELLGEEQQNLPCYFALGDRGEPCRDCPITEPDFNESGERLITLNNPQGMKRIYRHRVFPLDNKIEGEGEFLLFIEDVTEQKELEEKIAQTDKLAALGLMASSFAHEVNNPLATISVYSEDLIDRIGEENVGEEEVLRYLQKIRDNTVRCKKITGNLLNFSRKSTWNEASVDLIETIQNSVSLVEHSLKKNKIALELSVEKDLPLFKGDSLKLMQVLVNLLNNSIDASVAGGSIGISAKRDKNDILLCVSDSGQGIPEEILPRVFDPFYTTKPAGKGTGLGLSVCYGIIQQFGGSISLSSEKGKGTLAEIRLPAHELVKEEVR; from the coding sequence ATGAAACGGTGGATCTATTCCCAGCCGATCAGAAATAAAGTGCTGGCGTTCGGAATCCTCATGTCCTCCATTCCTTTGCTTCTATTAAGCTTGTACTATTTCATCCATACGAAAGCAGAGCTCGAAGACCGGATCAATGAAAGGCAAAATCTCGTTCTGCTAAACTTATCGAATGAAATTGAGCTCGAATTCAACCAGACGTTCCAGCATCTGCAAATGCTGTCGGTGTTAAGTGAATCAGCAAACAGCGACACCGGCTATTACGAGCTGCTTGACCAAAATGAATCAATAGAAGAGATTGTGAGAATTTCCGAGACCGGCAATGCGGAAAAAAGAGTGTCAAGGTATAACCTAAACCTTGTTGAGCCGAATGAAAAGTGGTTCACAGATAATATGTGGAAAGCATTCCAGACGGAAGAAAAAATATACGGCCAGGTGGAATTCAACCAATTTGGCCAGCCGATCATGAAGCTTGCGGTTCCATATAGTGAGAATGGCAAAAGAAAAGGCTATGGGGCAGTTGTCCAGCTCCAGAAATTGATTGGCAAAATCTCGTCCCAACGGCAGGACAATGATTCCTATTTGTATTTGCTTGATAAAAACGGAAAAGTGATCGCCCATCAGGATTACAGCCGGCTTTGGAGTAAAAACCCGGTTGCAAATTCCCGTTCTGTTTTGGGAGTGGAAGAACATATTCCGGGCCTTGGATGGACGCTAGTAATGGAACAGCCGAAGGAGGCTGCCTACTTTCCAATTAAAGAAATGATGCGGAACGGCCTAACAGTTGTGGCGCTGGTGACTCTTATCATCAGTCTGATCAGTGTCTACGCAGGACTTAATTTCACGAAGCCGATTATTTTACTCGACCGGGAAATGAATAAGCTGAAAGCCGGCAAAAAAATCAATCCTATTAAGGTTTTGCAGGAGGATGAACTTGGAAAGCTGGCTGGCACTTTTAATGAAATGAGTGCCGACCTGCAAGATAAATCCAAAAGGCTTGAACAGGAAAAGGAACAATTGAACGTTGTCCTGAACGGCATCGGGGCGGGTATGGCTCTTGTAACCGGAGACTATAAGTTTACTTGGATGAATCCGATGTTTAAAGAGTTGCTTGGCGAGGAACAGCAGAACCTTCCCTGTTATTTTGCCTTGGGAGATAGGGGGGAGCCCTGCCGCGATTGCCCGATTACTGAACCGGACTTCAATGAGAGCGGGGAAAGGCTGATCACCTTAAATAATCCTCAGGGTATGAAGAGAATTTACAGGCACCGCGTTTTTCCTTTGGATAATAAAATCGAGGGTGAAGGGGAGTTCCTGTTGTTTATCGAGGACGTGACAGAACAAAAGGAGCTCGAAGAAAAAATAGCCCAGACCGACAAGCTGGCGGCGCTTGGCCTGATGGCTTCAAGTTTTGCCCATGAGGTAAATAATCCTCTGGCAACCATCAGTGTCTATTCAGAAGACTTAATCGACCGGATCGGTGAGGAGAACGTGGGCGAAGAGGAAGTTCTTCGTTATTTGCAGAAAATCCGGGACAATACGGTCCGCTGCAAAAAAATAACCGGCAATTTGCTAAATTTCTCGCGCAAGTCAACCTGGAATGAAGCTTCGGTGGATTTGATTGAAACCATTCAAAACAGCGTCAGCCTTGTCGAACATTCATTGAAAAAGAACAAGATTGCTTTGGAACTTAGTGTCGAGAAGGACTTACCGCTGTTCAAAGGCGACAGTTTGAAATTGATGCAAGTGCTCGTCAATCTCTTGAATAATTCAATTGATGCGTCCGTGGCCGGAGGGAGTATTGGAATTTCGGCTAAAAGAGATAAAAACGATATCTTATTGTGTGTAAGCGATAGTGGGCAAGGCATCCCCGAAGAAATCCTGCCGCGGGTATTCGACCCGTTTTATACGACAAAGCCGGCCGGAAAAGGAACGGGCCTGGGGCTGTCCGTCTGCTATGGAATCATTCAGCAGTTTGGCGGTTCGATTAGCTTAAGTAGTGAAAAAGGAAAAGGCACCCTTGCGGAAATCCGGCTGCCAGCCCACGAACTAGTAAAGGAGGAAGTGCGATGA
- a CDS encoding molybdenum cofactor biosynthesis protein MoaE encodes MMFEIAKEPIDIQSVIDKVVQREAGAITTFIGTVRELTKGKKTLYLIYEAYEAMAVKKLEQIGREIEERWAGSKVAISHRVGKLDITDIAVVIAVSTPHRADAYEANRYAIERIKEIVPIWKKEHWEDGEEWVGNQLETVSYPTGKPEEEDLNE; translated from the coding sequence ATCATGTTTGAAATTGCTAAGGAACCGATCGATATCCAGTCAGTCATTGACAAAGTCGTCCAGCGGGAGGCCGGGGCGATTACGACCTTCATTGGGACAGTCCGTGAACTGACAAAAGGCAAAAAAACGTTGTATTTGATTTATGAAGCCTATGAAGCGATGGCCGTAAAAAAACTGGAGCAAATCGGCAGGGAAATAGAGGAGCGCTGGGCAGGTTCGAAGGTTGCGATCAGCCACCGGGTCGGCAAGCTGGACATTACCGATATCGCCGTTGTCATTGCCGTATCGACCCCTCACCGCGCTGATGCCTATGAGGCGAACCGGTATGCAATTGAGAGGATTAAGGAAATTGTCCCGATCTGGAAGAAGGAGCATTGGGAGGATGGCGAGGAATGGGTCGGCAACCAGCTTGAAACCGTTTCTTATCCGACCGGCAAGCCGGAAGAGGAGGATTTGAATGAATAA
- a CDS encoding molybdopterin biosynthesis protein — MDQKQYKRKIYLEDKPRIQARDELLAAFGLPSQKEWVKVDDALGRITAEPVFATTSMPHYHASAMDGIAVQASETYSAHEQRPLRLSLGEQFAYVDTGNAIPPQYNAVIMIENVNVIDDHTLEIIEPATPWQHIRPIGEDIVQEEMIFPQGHKLRPADLGSLLAARITEVEVIKKPVVAIIPTGNELIEVTAEPQSGKIIEFNGTVFANFVKEWGGEPHLRGIVKDEPEKIREALLNAAESSDIVVINAGSSAGSKDFTVHIIHEIGEVFTHGVAARPGKPVILGKIKGKPVVGVPGYPVSAYLALEWFVRPLICKYLQIPEPKRQTIQVKLGRRIVSTMGQEDFIRVNIGYVNGQFVANPLTRAAGVTMSYVRADGLLVVPVNVLGYEQGDMAEAELLRPLEEVAGSIVFSGSHDLTIDLLSSQIKKKRTDMKIISSHVGSMAGLLAIRKGEAHVAGVHLLDPETKEYNLSYVKKLLDGMEIVLYPFLKRKQGWFLPPGNPLGIESVMDVAEKKAHFVNRQRGAGTRILFDLLLKEAVLTPDQITGYNREMFSHLSVAAEVKGNPEAVGIGIFPAARAMGLSFVPIADEEYDLVMTKEFFESEKGRMLISVIQSDEFRQNVEKIGGYEVVAGAMPKIC, encoded by the coding sequence ATGGATCAGAAGCAGTATAAACGGAAAATTTATCTAGAGGACAAGCCCAGGATCCAGGCAAGGGATGAATTGCTCGCAGCGTTCGGGCTTCCATCCCAAAAGGAATGGGTCAAGGTCGATGACGCCCTCGGAAGGATTACGGCTGAACCCGTTTTTGCGACAACGTCAATGCCCCATTACCATGCATCCGCGATGGACGGGATTGCTGTACAGGCTTCGGAAACGTACAGTGCCCATGAGCAAAGGCCGCTCAGGTTATCGCTTGGCGAACAATTCGCTTATGTCGATACCGGCAATGCCATTCCACCGCAGTACAATGCGGTGATTATGATAGAAAACGTGAATGTCATCGATGACCATACTCTCGAGATTATTGAACCTGCCACACCTTGGCAGCATATCCGCCCGATTGGCGAGGATATCGTCCAGGAGGAAATGATTTTCCCGCAGGGCCACAAATTGCGCCCAGCCGATTTGGGATCCTTGCTCGCGGCCCGGATTACAGAGGTGGAAGTTATCAAAAAGCCAGTAGTGGCGATCATTCCGACAGGCAACGAATTGATTGAAGTAACCGCAGAGCCGCAATCTGGAAAAATCATCGAATTCAACGGGACGGTTTTTGCCAATTTCGTAAAGGAATGGGGCGGGGAGCCGCATTTAAGAGGAATTGTTAAGGATGAACCCGAGAAGATAAGGGAAGCACTATTAAACGCTGCTGAAAGCTCCGATATTGTCGTCATCAACGCCGGGTCCTCAGCCGGATCGAAGGATTTCACGGTCCACATCATCCATGAAATCGGCGAGGTTTTCACCCATGGTGTTGCGGCAAGGCCGGGCAAGCCCGTCATTCTGGGCAAAATAAAGGGCAAGCCAGTGGTCGGTGTCCCGGGTTACCCGGTCTCCGCTTATCTTGCCCTTGAATGGTTTGTCAGGCCTTTGATTTGCAAATACCTGCAAATTCCGGAGCCGAAACGGCAGACCATCCAGGTAAAGCTTGGCAGGAGGATTGTTTCGACAATGGGACAGGAAGACTTTATCAGGGTGAATATCGGCTATGTGAACGGGCAATTTGTCGCCAACCCGCTAACAAGGGCGGCGGGTGTGACGATGTCGTATGTCAGGGCGGACGGCCTGCTCGTCGTTCCGGTGAATGTACTCGGGTATGAGCAGGGGGACATGGCGGAGGCTGAGCTGCTAAGGCCTCTTGAAGAAGTCGCCGGCAGCATTGTGTTTAGCGGAAGCCATGATTTGACAATCGACCTGCTGTCTTCGCAAATCAAGAAAAAGCGGACCGATATGAAGATCATCTCTTCCCATGTCGGCAGCATGGCCGGTCTCCTCGCCATCAGGAAAGGCGAGGCACATGTGGCGGGAGTTCATTTACTCGATCCTGAAACAAAGGAATATAATCTCTCTTACGTCAAAAAGCTTCTGGATGGCATGGAAATTGTCCTGTATCCATTCCTGAAACGGAAACAGGGATGGTTCCTCCCGCCAGGAAATCCGCTCGGCATTGAATCAGTCATGGATGTGGCCGAAAAGAAGGCCCATTTTGTCAATCGCCAGAGAGGGGCGGGGACAAGAATTCTGTTCGACCTCCTTTTAAAGGAAGCGGTGCTTACCCCTGACCAAATCACAGGCTACAATCGCGAGATGTTCTCGCATTTAAGTGTAGCCGCTGAGGTAAAAGGGAATCCTGAAGCCGTCGGCATTGGCATTTTCCCGGCTGCACGGGCGATGGGGCTGTCATTTGTGCCGATTGCGGATGAAGAGTATGATTTAGTGATGACGAAGGAATTTTTTGAAAGTGAAAAAGGCAGAATGCTTATTTCTGTCATTCAGTCGGATGAATTCAGACAAAATGTCGAGAAGATTGGCGGTTATGAAGTAGTCGCAGGCGCAATGCCGAAAATCTGCTAA
- a CDS encoding thiazole biosynthesis adenylyltransferase ThiF, giving the protein MAERYSRQILFPGIGKEGQAKIRSKHVLMIGAGALGSGNAEVLVRAGIGRLTIIDRDYVEASNLQRQQLYTEEDVAEKLPKAAAAEKRLHAINSDVEIEAIIGDANPEVLEELAKGTDLIIDATDNFETRMAINDVSQKYRIPWIYGACVGSHGMSFTIIPGVTPCLNCLLRTIPLQGLTCDTGGIIAPAVQMVIAHQSAEAFKILAEDWEAVRATFVSFDLWRNEYTSMKMSKAKFAGCLSCGEHPTYPYLDEENRTKTTVLCGRDTVQIRPSSNGEVSLEKLAGQLSSLGYEVKGNPYLLAVELGGERMVIFKDGRALIHGTKDLTHAKSLYQRIMG; this is encoded by the coding sequence ATGGCAGAACGATATTCAAGGCAAATCCTTTTTCCCGGCATCGGAAAAGAAGGCCAGGCAAAAATCCGCTCAAAACATGTCCTGATGATTGGCGCGGGAGCCCTCGGTTCAGGAAATGCAGAGGTGCTGGTCAGAGCGGGCATCGGCAGGCTGACAATCATCGACCGGGACTACGTGGAAGCGAGCAATCTCCAGCGCCAGCAGCTGTATACGGAAGAAGATGTGGCTGAAAAGCTCCCGAAGGCCGCCGCGGCAGAGAAGCGGCTGCACGCCATCAATTCGGACGTTGAAATTGAAGCAATCATCGGGGACGCTAATCCTGAAGTCCTGGAGGAACTCGCCAAAGGGACCGATTTAATCATTGATGCGACGGATAATTTTGAAACAAGGATGGCCATTAATGACGTCTCCCAAAAATACAGGATCCCGTGGATTTACGGCGCATGCGTTGGCAGCCATGGAATGAGTTTCACCATTATTCCGGGGGTGACGCCATGCCTGAACTGTCTTCTAAGAACCATTCCTCTCCAAGGACTGACGTGCGATACAGGCGGGATTATTGCCCCGGCTGTCCAGATGGTCATTGCCCATCAATCGGCGGAGGCTTTCAAAATTCTGGCCGAGGACTGGGAGGCGGTCAGGGCGACTTTTGTCAGCTTTGATTTGTGGAGGAATGAATACACGTCGATGAAAATGTCAAAGGCGAAGTTCGCAGGCTGCCTTTCCTGCGGCGAGCATCCGACTTATCCGTATCTTGATGAGGAGAATAGGACGAAAACGACCGTGCTTTGCGGCCGGGATACCGTACAGATCCGCCCGTCCTCCAATGGGGAAGTATCACTTGAAAAGCTTGCCGGCCAGCTTAGTTCGCTTGGGTACGAAGTAAAAGGCAATCCCTATTTACTTGCGGTGGAACTAGGCGGGGAGCGGATGGTCATTTTTAAGGATGGGCGCGCGCTCATCCACGGAACGAAGGACTTGACCCATGCGAAGTCGTTGTATCAGAGGATTATGGGATAA
- a CDS encoding formate dehydrogenase accessory protein FdhE, producing the protein MKTSVVSKDYQKLHKEIIGLQEKWKKSLPEQSVSIKLDKTAMSTGVPVTTLAAFDFDIPLYLQWIEEIKGLLVNNNDRMEEKLAFLGNVMDENTARRWIDEALAFNHIYFQSFAAEHGAEEWIPHFLAETAVRPYLQLAAEKAQPEIHSAVHGAGCPVCGEPARIAQLEEGKKELYCPRCLAHWNDKRLACPHCGNDDHETIRFVTVEGDETSQIQVCEKCHGYLKIVDTKQFINKPTASMLDLNTLHLDFVAQENGYHTGGSGELDN; encoded by the coding sequence ATGAAAACATCCGTTGTCTCAAAAGACTATCAAAAATTGCACAAGGAAATCATCGGTTTGCAGGAAAAATGGAAGAAAAGTCTTCCGGAACAGTCAGTCTCCATAAAACTGGATAAAACGGCTATGTCAACAGGGGTGCCTGTCACCACCCTGGCAGCTTTTGACTTTGATATTCCACTATATTTACAGTGGATAGAGGAAATTAAAGGATTATTAGTGAATAATAATGATAGAATGGAAGAGAAGCTTGCTTTTCTTGGCAATGTAATGGACGAAAATACAGCGCGGCGCTGGATTGATGAAGCGCTTGCGTTTAATCATATTTATTTCCAAAGCTTCGCGGCAGAACACGGTGCGGAGGAATGGATTCCCCATTTCCTCGCTGAAACAGCAGTAAGGCCATATCTGCAGCTTGCCGCTGAAAAGGCACAGCCTGAAATCCACTCCGCCGTCCATGGCGCGGGCTGCCCTGTCTGCGGGGAACCGGCGAGGATTGCCCAGCTTGAAGAGGGTAAAAAGGAACTTTATTGCCCACGCTGCCTGGCTCATTGGAATGACAAACGGCTGGCCTGCCCGCATTGCGGAAATGATGATCATGAAACGATTAGGTTCGTGACAGTCGAGGGCGATGAGACTTCCCAAATTCAAGTATGCGAAAAGTGCCATGGCTATTTGAAAATTGTCGATACAAAGCAGTTTATCAATAAGCCTACTGCGTCAATGCTCGACCTAAACACTCTACACCTTGACTTTGTCGCCCAGGAAAACGGCTATCATACCGGCGGAAGCGGAGAACTCGATAACTGA
- the moaD gene encoding molybdopterin converting factor subunit 1, with amino-acid sequence MNKVMFFAHLRDAAGVDSITVDAAGKTVGQLKMELAEKYDLPKMDTVMAAVNEEFSSNDETINEGDVIAFIPPVSGG; translated from the coding sequence ATGAATAAAGTGATGTTTTTCGCCCATTTGCGCGATGCCGCGGGCGTAGATTCGATTACAGTCGACGCCGCAGGCAAAACCGTCGGGCAACTCAAGATGGAGCTGGCCGAAAAATATGATTTACCTAAAATGGACACAGTCATGGCGGCCGTGAATGAGGAGTTTTCTTCAAATGACGAAACCATCAACGAAGGCGATGTCATCGCATTCATCCCGCCGGTCAGCGGAGGCTGA